The Phalacrocorax carbo chromosome 11, bPhaCar2.1, whole genome shotgun sequence genome includes a region encoding these proteins:
- the TSC22D3 gene encoding TSC22 domain family protein 3 isoform X1 encodes MSSSPVEECRSPVGLDCCSCCLDLANRSGLEEGAGGENNNLGSPTVSSFRQLQEQLVGKNLNTDKLSSIMRQDSLEPVVRDPCYLFNQGICNRNIDQTLLSILLLFHSASGASVVAIDNKIEQAMDLVKNHLMYAVREEVEVLKEQIKELLEKNSQLERENSLLKTLASPEQLEKFQSRLPTEVLCLEEQSPGAAAPAQHSGGSAV; translated from the exons ATGTCCTCGTCGCCCGTGGAGGAGTGCCGGTCGCCCGTGGGGCTggactgctgcagctgctgcctggacTTGGCCAACCGGAGCgggctggaggagggggctgggggcgagAACAACAACCTGGGCAGCCCCACCGTCAGCAGCTTCcggcagctgcaggagcagctggtcGGCAAGAACCTCAACACCGACAAGCTGAGCTCCATCATGCGCCAGGACTCGCTGGAGCCCGTCGTGCGGGACCCCTGCTACCTCTTCAACCAGGGCATCTGCAACAGAAACATCGACCAGACCCtgctctccatcctcctgctctTCCACAG TGCCTCCGGAGCCAGCGTGGTGGCCATCGACAACAAGATCGAGCAGGCAATG GATCTTGTGAAAAATCACCTGATGTATGCAgtgagggaggaggtggaggtcTTAAAAGAGCAAATCAAAGAACTGTTGGAGAAAAACTCTCAGCTGGAGCGTGAAAACAGCCTCCTGAAGACCCTCGCCAGCCCTGAGCAGCTGGAGAAGTTCCAGTCCCGGCTCCCCACGGAGGTCTTGTGCCTGGAGGAGCAGAGCCCTggggcagctgccccagcccagcactccGGGGGCTCTGCGGTGTAA
- the TSC22D3 gene encoding TSC22 domain family protein 3 isoform X2, which yields MSTGMYQSPMEVAVYQLHNFSISFFSSLLGGDVVSVKLDNSASGASVVAIDNKIEQAMDLVKNHLMYAVREEVEVLKEQIKELLEKNSQLERENSLLKTLASPEQLEKFQSRLPTEVLCLEEQSPGAAAPAQHSGGSAV from the exons ATGAGCACCGGCATGTACCAGTCCCCCATGGAGGTGGCTGTCTACCAACTCCATAActtctccatctcctttttctcctccctgcttgGGGGGGACGTGGTTTCCGTGAAGCTCGACAACAG TGCCTCCGGAGCCAGCGTGGTGGCCATCGACAACAAGATCGAGCAGGCAATG GATCTTGTGAAAAATCACCTGATGTATGCAgtgagggaggaggtggaggtcTTAAAAGAGCAAATCAAAGAACTGTTGGAGAAAAACTCTCAGCTGGAGCGTGAAAACAGCCTCCTGAAGACCCTCGCCAGCCCTGAGCAGCTGGAGAAGTTCCAGTCCCGGCTCCCCACGGAGGTCTTGTGCCTGGAGGAGCAGAGCCCTggggcagctgccccagcccagcactccGGGGGCTCTGCGGTGTAA